From one Oncorhynchus clarkii lewisi isolate Uvic-CL-2024 chromosome 6, UVic_Ocla_1.0, whole genome shotgun sequence genomic stretch:
- the LOC139411011 gene encoding serine/threonine-protein kinase PLK2-like: MELLRNIAEQPTNINRMCEPKLQGSCELRRKRTEDHGLAPAEMARIVTDHASGKCYCRGKVLGKGGFAKCYEMTDLSTSKVYAAKIIPHTRVSKPHQREKIDREIELHRVLHHKHIVHFYHHFEDKDNIYILLEYCSRRSLAHILKARKVLTEPEVRYYLRQIVSGLKYLHEQEILHRDLKLGNFFVSESMELKVGDFGLAAKLESAGNRKKTICGTPNYLSPEVLNKQGHGCESDVWALGCVMYTMLLGRPPFETTNLKETYRCIREARYSLPSSLSPQAKQLISSLLAKTPEDRPHLDHILRHEFFTQGFVPERLPASCCHSAPDFHVSSPAKSFFKKAAAALFGGKRDKVKYYETLNKLTKEEEEIYKLRHDLKKTVISQQTKPITEDGRPLSPSAGRPVAPSTEVLPPTTRDPIRLIVRGSLGSCSSSSECLEDSTTGSVAETVASVLRGCLENMPKAGDLPKGIEGSNLQWVTKWVDYSNKYGFGYQLSDHIVGVLFNNGTHMSLLADKKTVHYYAELGQCSVFSTSDIPEHFVGQVTVLKYFAHYMEENLMDGGDLVSQADTHMPRLYLLQWLKSDRALMMLFNDGTFQVNFYHDHTKIILCTQREEYLLTYINEERVSSTFRLSSLLTSGCPADLRQRMEYSLNMLLQRFN, from the exons ATGGAATTACTTAGGAATATCGCTGAACAGCCGACGAATATCAACAGGATGTGCGAGCCCAAACTGCAGGGGTCCTGTGAACTGCGGAGAAAGAGGACGGAGGATCACGGTCTGGCACCTGCGGAGATGGCGAGGATTGTCACGGATCACGCCAGCGGGAAATGTTACTGCCGTGGGAAAGTTCTGGGAAAG GGAGGTTTCGCCAAGTGCTATGAGATGACCGACCTGTCCACGAGTAAAGTTTACGCAGCGAAAATTATTCCCCACACGCGCGTATCCAAACCGCACCAACGGGAAAAG ATTGACAGGGAAATCGAGCTACATAGAGTTCTCCACCATAAACACATCGTGCACTTTTACCATCATTTCGAGGACAAAGATAACATCTACATTCTCCTGGAATACTGCAGTAGAAGA TCTTTGGCACACATCCTGAAGGCACGCAAAGTGCTCACTGAGCCTGAAGTGAGATACTACCTCCGTCAGATCGTCTCAGGGCTGAAGTACCTACATGAGCAAGAGATCCTGCACAGAGACCTCAAACTGG GTAACTTCTTTGTGAGTGAGTCGATGGAGCTGAAGGTGGGAGACTTTGGGCTGGCTGCCAAGTTGGAGTCTGCTGGGAACAGGAAGAAGACCATCTGTGGGACGCCCAACTACCTGTCCCCTGAGGTGCTCAACAAGCAGGGCCATGGCTGTGAGTCGGACGTCTGGGCCCTGGGCTGTGTCAT GTATACCATGCTCCTGGGCAGACCCCCGTTTGAGACCACCAATCTGAAGGAGACGTACAGATGTATTCGGGAGGCGCGTTACTCCCTGCCCTCCTCCCTGTCGCCCCAGGCCAAACAGCTCATCTCCAGCCTCCTGGCCAAGACCCCAGAGGACAGACCTCACCTGGACCACATACTGCGCCATGAATTCTTCACACAG GGTTTTGTGCCAGAGCGTCTCCCTGCTAGTTGTTGCCACTCTGCTCCAGACTTCCACGTCTCCAGCCCTGCCAAGAGCTTCTTCAAGAAGGCAGCGGCCGCCCTCTTCGGCGGGAAAAGAGACAAGGTCAAATACTACGAGACTCTGA ATAAACTCACCAAAGAGGAAGAAGAGATCTACAAGCTTCGACATGACCTGAAGAAGACCGTCATCAGCCAGCAGACCAAACCGATTACTGAG GACGGAAGGCCACTGTCACCATCTGCTGGGAGGCCGGTCGCCCCGTCAACCGAGGTCCTGCCCCCGACGACACGAGACCCCATACGGCTTATTGTCAGGGGCAGTCTGGGTagctgcagcagcagtagtgaaTGTCTTGAGGACAGCACCACCGGTAGTGTGGCTGAGACAGTTGCCAGCGTTCTCAGGGGATGCCTGGAAAACATGCCCAAAG cggGTGACCTCCCTAAAGGGATAGAGGGCAGTAACCTGCAGTGGGTCACTAAGTGGGTGGACTACTCCAACAAGTATGGCTTTGGCTACCAGCTCTCCGACCACATAGTGGGAGTTTTGTTCAACAACGGGACACACATGAGCCTCCTCGCAGACAAGAA gactGTCCACTACTATGCTGAGTTGGGTCAGTGCTCTGTGTTCTCCACCTCTGACATCCCTGAGCACTTTGTAGGTCAGGTGACCGTCCTCAAGTACTTCGCCCACTAcatggaagagaacctgatggat GGTGGGGACCTGGTTagccaggcagacacacacatgcccaGACTCTACCTGCTGCAGTGGCTCAAGTCTGACCGTGCCCTCATGATGCTCTTCAATGACGGCACATTTCAG GTCAACTTCTACCATGACCACACTAAGATCATCCTGTGCACCCAGAGGGAGGAGTACTTGCTGACATACATCAACGAGGAGCGTGTGTCCTCCACCTTCAGACTGAGCTCCCTGCTCACCTCCGGCTGCCCCGCAGACCTGCGCCAACGCATGGAGTACTCACTCAACATGCTGCTGCAGCGCTTCAACTGA